One part of the Vicia villosa cultivar HV-30 ecotype Madison, WI linkage group LG6, Vvil1.0, whole genome shotgun sequence genome encodes these proteins:
- the LOC131613558 gene encoding zinc finger protein BALDIBIS-like, producing MEKDYHSPTIQGTASPRYVLSSAKISSTYSQDPLQSLVNFSINRTIVNDAALVSYSQNLTVLASSVLPQTSLSLRPEPQMLDSKTEPPDNNYLTVDDSNEDHEIVELDSVELLAEHPQFCGICRKGFKRDANLRMHMQAHGNDVKTPEALAKTFDYGDTQRGSRRFSCQFEGCHKNKKHRKFKALKSMICVKNCFKRSHYPKMYACDRCHKKKYSVLLDLKSHMKQYGGYCRWKCSCGTMFSRKDKLFGHIGLYEGHMSAVLENDNNCEMLKELIYLPKKLLGWVSFAVCMAKCFIVRVVIASFSQFMLWDPQKKKKIIWTLFLQS from the coding sequence ATGGAAAAAGATTACCACTCTCCAACAATACAAGGTACAGCCTCACCACGTTATGTCCTCTCTTCAGCCAAAATTTCTTCAACATATTCTCAAGATCCTCTCCAATCACTTGTGAATTTTTCCATTAACCGCACCATAGTCAACGACGCCGCACTCGTCTCTTACTCTCAAAACCTCACCGTTCTCGCATCCTCCGTCCTCCCACAGACGAGTCTCAGCCTTAGACCAGAACCACAGATGCTCGATTCAAAAACCGAACCTCCTGACAACAACTACCTCACGGTTGATGACTCCAACGAAGATCACGAAATCGTGGAGCTCGACTCCGTGGAACTGCTCGCGGAACATCCCCAGTTCTGTGGGATTTGCAGGAAAGGTTTCAAGCGCGACGCGAATCTCCGAATGCACATGCAAGCGCACGGGAACGATGTCAAGACACCTGAAGCGTTGGCGAAGACTTTCGACTACGGCGACACACAACGCGGTTCGAGGCGGTTCTCATGTCAGTTTGAAGGATGTCACAAAAACAAGAAGCATAGAAAATTCAAGGCGTTGAAATCAATGATATGTGTTAAGAATTGTTTCAAACGGAGTCATTATCCGAAGATGTATGCGTGTGATCGGTGTCATAAGAAGAAGTATTCGGTGCTTTTGGATTTGAAGAGCCATATGAAACAGTATGGTGGATATTGTAGGTGGAAGTGCTCATGTGGGACCATGTTTTCTAGGAAGGATAAGTTGTTTGGACATATTGGTCTATATGAGGGTCACATGTCTGCTGTTTTGGAAAATGATAATAATTGTGAAATGTTGAAAGAGCTGATATATCTTCCTAAGAAGCTACTAGGTTGGGTTTCTTTTGCAGTATGCATGGCTAAATGTTTCATTGTTCGAGTAGTAATTGCTAGTTTCTCTCAATTTATGTTGTGGGATcctcagaagaaaaaaaaaattatttggacattatttTTACAATCTTGA
- the LOC131611465 gene encoding pectinesterase inhibitor 9-like → MAQLNLTIMVIFLSIFSCLARKEPSLARHNSQTIQNKTQTQTQTQTRTKTMEYIESSCQGTRYPDLCIRSLASFAKYSSINGPDHLAHIALSVSLVKALQTRGYLLKIVKEIEEINNGSQPGYVYLTMQDCEKQISDSVDQLSQAIKELRRVNKGMIIDDKMLWHISNVETWVSTALTDASYCVQSFPGHRMSKRTATIKVKAQNVAEVTSNGLALFHRYAAKYRAAAAARAAKKLP, encoded by the coding sequence ATGGCACAGCTAAACCTAACAATCATGGTCATTTTCCTCTCAATATTCTCATGTCTTGCACGAAAAGAACCATCATTAGCCCGTCATAACTCTCAAACTATTCAAAATAAAACCCAAACTCAAActcaaacccaaacccgaacaaAAACAATGGAGTACATAGAGTCCTCGTGCCAAGGAACCCGGTATCCAGATCTATGCATCCGTTCGTTAGCCTCATTCGCCAAATATTCATCCATAAACGGACCTGACCACTTAGCCCACATAGCCCTTTCAGTAAGCCTAGTCAAAGCACTTCAAACAAGAGGCTACTTGTTAAAAATTGTTAAAGAAATCGAAGAAATCAACAACGGTAGCCAACCTGGTTACGTGTACTTAACCATGCAAGATTGCGAGAAACAAATCAGCGATAGTGTTGATCAACTTAGCCAAGCGATTAAAGAGCTTCGTAGGGTGAACAAAggtatgattattgatgataaaATGTTGTGGCATATAAGTAACGTCGAGACATGGGTGAGTACTGCTTTAACAGATGCTAGCTATTGTGTTCAATCGTTTCCTGGTCATAGGATGAGTAAGAGGACTGCTACTATTAAGGTTAAGGCACAGAATGTTGCTGAGGTTACTAGTAATGGACTTGCTTTGTTTCATAGATATGCTGCTAAATATAGAGCAGCAGCAGCTGCTAGAGCTGCCAAGAAATTACCATAA